A window of Rhizobium acidisoli contains these coding sequences:
- a CDS encoding ABC transporter ATP-binding protein, protein MSAALEIDNLSVVYDEFHALKDVSLAVERGESFGLVGESGSGKSTLLRAVAGLAPISSGAIRIDGEALKGSKRSKIFYRRVQMVFQDPYGSLHPRQTIDRLLLEPLVIHGIADGERRIERALDEVGLGNGFRFRYPHQLSGGQRQRVAIARALIVEPSILLLDEPTSALDASVQAEVLNLLEQIRRDRKLTFVMVSHDLGVVTHMCERLAVMRNGAVVERLSSRELAEGAVHEDYTRNLMIASKGFVKP, encoded by the coding sequence ATGAGCGCAGCTCTCGAGATCGACAATCTCAGCGTCGTCTACGATGAATTTCATGCGCTGAAGGATGTCAGCCTTGCGGTCGAACGCGGCGAATCCTTTGGCCTCGTCGGTGAATCGGGCTCGGGAAAATCGACCTTGTTGCGGGCTGTCGCCGGCCTTGCGCCGATCAGCAGCGGGGCGATCCGCATCGATGGCGAAGCGCTGAAGGGTTCGAAGCGCAGCAAAATCTTCTATCGCCGCGTGCAGATGGTCTTCCAGGATCCCTATGGTTCGCTGCATCCGCGCCAGACCATCGACCGGCTTCTGCTCGAACCGCTTGTAATTCACGGCATTGCCGATGGCGAGAGGCGCATCGAACGCGCGCTCGACGAGGTCGGCCTCGGCAATGGTTTCCGTTTCCGCTATCCGCACCAGCTGTCCGGCGGCCAGCGGCAGCGTGTGGCAATCGCCCGGGCGTTGATCGTCGAGCCGTCGATCCTGCTGCTCGACGAGCCGACCTCGGCGCTCGACGCCTCGGTGCAGGCCGAGGTGCTGAACCTGCTGGAGCAGATCCGGCGCGACCGCAAGCTCACCTTCGTGATGGTGAGCCATGACCTCGGCGTCGTCACCCACATGTGCGAAAGGCTGGCGGTGATGCGCAACGGCGCCGTCGTCGAGCGGCTGAGCTCCCGGGAACTGGCGGAAGGTGCGGTTCATGAGGACTACACGAGAAATTTGATGATCGCCAGCAAGGGGTTCGTCAAACCCTGA
- the nikC gene encoding nickel transporter permease encodes MTAPASPSPAMSRREWLLSDRPQSRLQARLGRAYVTWRQFTANRLAVVGLLIIIALLFIAAFANLIATHDPVVGDLRNARLLPPGTAEYLLGTDDQGRDIFSRLIYGSRLTLLVIVLVAVISAPIGLIVGTVSGYAGGWVDATLMRITDIFLAFPKLVLALAFVAALGPGIQNAIIAIAITSWPPYARIARAETLTVRRSDYISAVKLMGASPLRIIVRHVMPLCISSLIVRVTLDMAGIILTAAGLGFLGLGAQPPLPEWGAMIASGRRFILDQWWVAAMPGIAILIVSLGFNLLGDGLRDALDPKEAGQ; translated from the coding sequence ATGACCGCTCCCGCCAGCCCATCTCCTGCGATGAGCCGCCGCGAATGGCTGCTGTCCGACAGGCCGCAATCGCGCCTGCAGGCCCGTCTCGGCCGCGCCTATGTCACCTGGCGGCAGTTCACGGCCAACCGGCTTGCCGTCGTCGGCCTGCTGATCATCATCGCGCTGCTTTTTATCGCCGCCTTCGCCAATCTTATCGCCACCCACGATCCCGTCGTCGGCGATCTGCGCAATGCGCGGCTGCTGCCGCCGGGAACGGCTGAATACCTGCTCGGCACCGACGACCAGGGCCGCGATATCTTTTCGCGGCTGATCTACGGATCGCGTTTGACGCTGCTCGTCATCGTGCTCGTCGCCGTCATCTCGGCGCCGATCGGGCTGATCGTCGGCACGGTTTCCGGCTATGCCGGAGGCTGGGTCGATGCGACGCTGATGCGCATCACCGATATTTTCCTGGCCTTTCCGAAGCTGGTGCTGGCGCTCGCCTTCGTCGCGGCACTCGGCCCCGGCATCCAGAACGCCATCATCGCCATCGCCATCACATCCTGGCCACCCTATGCCCGCATCGCCCGCGCCGAGACGCTGACGGTTCGGCGCTCAGACTATATCTCGGCGGTGAAGCTGATGGGCGCCTCGCCGCTGCGCATCATCGTGCGCCATGTCATGCCGCTCTGCATTTCCTCGCTGATCGTGCGCGTGACGCTCGACATGGCGGGCATCATCCTGACGGCGGCCGGTCTCGGCTTCCTCGGGCTTGGGGCGCAGCCGCCGCTGCCGGAATGGGGCGCGATGATCGCCTCGGGACGGCGCTTCATCCTCGATCAATGGTGGGTCGCGGCGATGCCCGGCATCGCCATCCTCATCGTCAGCCTCGGCTTCAACCTGCTCGGCGACGGCCTGCGTGACGCGCTCGATCCGAAGGAGGCTGGCCAGTGA
- a CDS encoding DUF1993 domain-containing protein — MSISIYRLTVPMFQRGLASLKTYLDKAEAYAKEKNIDPAVLVAARLAPDMLPLSGQYQRASDSAKFTLSRLTATDAPKFEDNEKTFDELRERLAKTEAYLAGFSEEALEGTETREITLPGKSGIVLPGADYVTTFALPNFYFHVTTAHAILRNQGAPIGKRDYLG, encoded by the coding sequence ATGTCCATTTCGATCTATCGCCTCACCGTTCCGATGTTTCAGCGCGGCCTCGCCAGCCTGAAAACCTATCTCGACAAGGCGGAAGCCTATGCGAAGGAAAAGAATATCGATCCCGCCGTCTTGGTCGCCGCGCGCCTTGCGCCCGATATGCTGCCGCTCTCCGGCCAGTATCAGCGCGCCAGCGACAGCGCCAAATTCACCCTCTCCAGGCTGACCGCCACCGACGCCCCGAAGTTCGAGGACAATGAAAAAACGTTCGACGAGCTGCGCGAGCGCCTGGCAAAGACAGAAGCCTATCTCGCCGGCTTCTCTGAGGAAGCGCTGGAGGGCACGGAAACGCGTGAAATCACCCTGCCGGGCAAGAGCGGCATCGTGCTTCCGGGCGCCGACTATGTCACCACCTTCGCCCTGCCGAACTTCTATTTCCACGTGACGACAGCTCACGCCATCCTGCGCAACCAGGGTGCGCCGATCGGCAAGCGCGATTATCTCGGCTGA
- a CDS encoding dipeptidase has translation MQFVFDGHNDVLLRLWTHSKDGSDPIAEFADGTTVGHIDARRAREGGLSGGLCAIYIPSGDLVFADPDADGRYITPMAAPLDPLPSLAIATEMAAIALRLDQAGAWRLCRTVKDIRGAMADDIFAAVLHMEGCEAIGADLAALEVFYAAGLRSLGPVWSRHNVFGYGVPFAFPMSPDTAPGLTDAGFALVRECNRLGIVIDLAHITEKGFWDVAKTTDQPLVSSHSNAHALTPVARNLIDRQLDAIRESRGLVGINYATAMLRPDGRSDSDTPLADMIRHIDYLVNRIGIDCVGLGSDFDGATIPEEIGDASGNQKLIAALREVGYGEADLTKLARENWLRILAQAWREDDA, from the coding sequence ATGCAATTCGTATTTGACGGCCACAACGACGTTCTCCTTCGACTCTGGACACATTCAAAAGACGGCAGCGATCCGATCGCGGAATTTGCAGACGGCACGACGGTCGGGCATATCGACGCGCGCCGGGCCAGGGAGGGCGGCCTTTCGGGCGGTCTTTGCGCCATCTATATTCCCTCCGGCGATCTGGTCTTTGCCGATCCGGATGCCGATGGCCGTTATATCACGCCGATGGCGGCGCCTCTCGATCCGCTGCCGTCCCTTGCCATCGCCACTGAAATGGCGGCGATCGCGCTGCGGCTCGACCAGGCTGGCGCCTGGCGGCTATGCCGGACGGTGAAGGATATTCGCGGCGCCATGGCGGACGATATTTTTGCCGCCGTCCTGCATATGGAAGGCTGCGAGGCGATCGGCGCCGATCTTGCGGCGCTCGAAGTCTTCTACGCAGCCGGGCTGCGGTCGCTCGGGCCGGTCTGGAGCCGGCACAACGTTTTCGGTTACGGCGTGCCCTTCGCCTTCCCGATGTCGCCGGACACGGCGCCCGGCCTCACCGATGCCGGTTTCGCGCTGGTCAGGGAATGCAATCGCCTCGGTATCGTGATCGACCTTGCCCACATCACCGAGAAGGGCTTCTGGGACGTGGCGAAGACGACGGACCAGCCGCTGGTCTCCAGCCATTCCAATGCCCATGCGCTGACGCCGGTCGCGCGCAATCTGATCGACAGGCAGCTCGATGCGATCCGCGAAAGCCGCGGGCTCGTCGGCATCAATTATGCCACCGCCATGCTGCGTCCCGACGGCCGCTCGGACAGCGATACGCCGCTTGCCGACATGATCCGCCATATCGACTATCTGGTGAACCGCATCGGCATCGATTGCGTGGGCCTCGGATCGGACTTCGACGGGGCCACAATTCCTGAGGAAATCGGCGATGCCAGCGGCAATCAGAAGCTGATTGCCGCTCTCAGGGAGGTTGGTTATGGTGAAGCCGATCTCACGAAACTTGCCCGTGAAAATTGGCTTCGCATCCTCGCACAAGCCTGGAGGGAGGACGACGCCTAA
- a CDS encoding ABC transporter permease: MSTKAAEGAAPLATRQRRRRLPTELSIFLVLVGIALIYEALGWMFIGQSFLMNSQRLTIMILQVSVIGIIAVGVTQVIITGGIDLSSGSVVGMTAMIATSFAQSSTWGRAVFPSLTDLPAVVPIMVGLLIGAAAGLANGALIAYTKIPPFIATLGMFVSARGVAKWYTKGQPVSGITEQFHFIGTKAWPVVVFLVVALIFHIALRYTRYGKFTYAIGANPQAARVSGINIEAHLVKVYVIAGLLAGLAGIVTAARAETAQASMGVGYELDAIAATVIGGTSLTGGVGRITGTVIGTIILGVMTSGFTFLRIDAYYQEIVKGLIIVAAVVIDVYRQKKRRKH, translated from the coding sequence ATGAGTACCAAGGCAGCAGAGGGCGCGGCTCCGCTCGCAACCCGGCAAAGGCGGCGGCGTTTACCGACCGAGCTCAGCATTTTCCTCGTGCTCGTCGGCATAGCACTCATCTATGAAGCACTCGGCTGGATGTTCATCGGCCAAAGCTTCCTGATGAATTCGCAGCGTCTGACGATCATGATCCTGCAGGTTTCCGTCATCGGCATCATCGCCGTCGGCGTCACCCAGGTCATCATCACCGGCGGCATCGATCTTTCCTCGGGCTCGGTCGTCGGCATGACGGCGATGATCGCGACAAGCTTCGCCCAGTCGTCCACTTGGGGACGGGCGGTATTTCCCTCGCTGACCGATTTGCCGGCTGTCGTGCCGATCATGGTCGGCCTGCTGATCGGGGCGGCGGCCGGTCTCGCGAACGGCGCGCTTATCGCCTACACGAAAATCCCGCCCTTCATCGCAACGCTCGGCATGTTCGTTTCGGCCCGCGGTGTGGCGAAGTGGTATACGAAGGGACAGCCGGTTTCCGGGATCACCGAGCAGTTTCACTTCATCGGAACCAAGGCCTGGCCGGTTGTCGTCTTCCTGGTGGTCGCGCTGATCTTTCATATCGCGCTGCGCTACACCCGTTATGGCAAGTTCACCTATGCCATCGGCGCCAACCCGCAGGCAGCCCGCGTCTCCGGCATCAACATCGAGGCGCATCTCGTCAAGGTCTATGTGATTGCCGGATTGCTCGCCGGCCTTGCCGGTATCGTCACGGCGGCACGTGCGGAAACCGCGCAGGCCAGCATGGGCGTCGGATATGAACTCGATGCGATCGCCGCGACCGTCATCGGCGGCACTTCGCTCACCGGCGGCGTCGGGCGCATCACCGGCACCGTCATCGGCACCATCATCCTCGGTGTCATGACCTCGGGCTTTACCTTCCTCAGGATCGACGCCTATTACCAGGAGATCGTCAAAGGTCTGATCATCGTTGCGGCTGTGGTCATCGACGTCTACCGCCAGAAGAAGCGCCGCAAGCACTGA
- a CDS encoding ABC transporter ATP-binding protein, whose product MTTLLTVDNLKVSYPTRTGVIEAVRGVSFTLGKERLGIVGESGSGKSQTGRAIMGLTPKHGIVTADRLDFNGIDLLKASAGERRRLRGKRIAMILQDPKYSLDPVMTIGRQICETLRTHEKLGKAEARERALAMLEAVQIRDPKRVFDLHPHEVSGGMGQRAMIAMMLIAGPELLIADEPTSALDVTVQLDVLRIMDRLVADRGMGLIFVSHDLRLVSSFCDRVIVMYAGKIVEELAAADLKHAQHPYTQGLLNCMPEIGSNRHPLPVLDRKPEWAA is encoded by the coding sequence GTGACGACACTTCTGACGGTCGACAATCTCAAGGTCAGCTATCCCACCCGCACCGGCGTGATCGAGGCCGTGCGCGGCGTCTCCTTCACGCTCGGCAAGGAAAGGCTCGGCATCGTCGGCGAATCCGGTTCCGGCAAGTCGCAGACCGGCCGGGCGATCATGGGGCTGACGCCGAAACATGGCATCGTCACCGCCGACAGGCTGGATTTCAACGGCATCGACCTGCTCAAGGCTTCCGCCGGCGAAAGGCGAAGGCTGCGCGGCAAGCGTATCGCCATGATCCTGCAGGATCCGAAATATTCGCTCGATCCGGTGATGACGATCGGGCGGCAGATCTGCGAAACGCTGCGCACGCATGAAAAACTCGGCAAGGCGGAGGCGCGCGAGCGGGCGCTCGCCATGCTGGAGGCGGTGCAGATCCGCGACCCGAAACGTGTCTTCGACCTGCATCCACATGAGGTTTCGGGCGGCATGGGGCAGCGCGCGATGATCGCCATGATGCTGATTGCCGGGCCCGAACTGCTGATCGCCGACGAGCCGACCTCGGCGCTCGACGTGACGGTGCAGCTCGATGTGCTCAGAATCATGGACAGGCTGGTGGCTGACCGCGGCATGGGGCTGATTTTCGTCTCCCATGATCTCAGGCTGGTTTCCTCCTTCTGCGACCGGGTGATCGTCATGTATGCCGGAAAGATCGTCGAGGAGCTCGCGGCCGCCGATCTCAAACATGCGCAGCATCCCTATACGCAAGGGCTGCTGAACTGCATGCCCGAGATCGGCTCGAACCGTCATCCGCTGCCGGTGCTCGACCGCAAGCCGGAGTGGGCGGCATGA
- a CDS encoding sugar ABC transporter ATP-binding protein, whose amino-acid sequence MAVSPTTMAAVRASGAVPNAEYLLSAEGVRKEFPGVVALDDVQFRLKRASVHALMGENGAGKSTLMKILAGIYIPDKGDIRLKGVEIQLKSPLDALENGIAMIHQELNLMPFMTVAENIWIRREPKNRFGFVDHGVMHRMTEELFARLNIDIDPDIEVRYLSVANRQMVEIAKAVSYNSDVLIMDEPTSALTEREVEHLFRIIRDLRAQGIGIVYITHKMNELFEIADEFSVFRDGRYIGTHASTDVTRDDIIRMMVGREITQMFPKEEVPIGEVMLSVKDLCLNGVFKNVSFEVRAGEILGVAGLVGSGRSNVAETLFGVTPASSGSIELYGKPVTISSPTEAIRHQMAFLTEDRKDTGCLLILDILENMQIAVLQDRYVKGGFVQQGAIEATCEDMAKKLRVKTPNLYERVENLSGGNQQKVLIGRWLLTNPRILILDEPTRGIDVGAKAEIHRLVTDMARNGVAVIMISSEMPEVLGMSDRIMVMHEGRVTGFLNRDEATQIKVMELAAQ is encoded by the coding sequence ATGGCCGTCAGCCCGACAACCATGGCCGCCGTGCGTGCGAGCGGCGCAGTTCCGAATGCGGAATATCTGTTGAGCGCCGAAGGCGTTCGCAAGGAATTTCCGGGTGTCGTCGCCCTCGACGACGTGCAGTTCCGGCTGAAGCGCGCCTCGGTGCATGCGCTGATGGGCGAAAACGGCGCCGGCAAATCGACGCTGATGAAGATCCTCGCCGGCATCTACATACCCGACAAAGGCGATATCCGCCTGAAAGGCGTCGAGATCCAGCTGAAATCTCCGCTCGACGCGCTGGAGAACGGCATCGCCATGATCCATCAGGAGCTGAACCTGATGCCGTTCATGACGGTCGCCGAAAACATCTGGATCCGCCGCGAACCGAAGAACCGCTTCGGCTTCGTCGATCACGGCGTGATGCATCGCATGACCGAAGAGCTGTTTGCCCGGCTGAATATCGACATCGATCCCGATATCGAGGTCCGGTACCTGTCGGTCGCCAACCGGCAGATGGTCGAGATCGCCAAGGCGGTTTCCTATAATTCCGACGTGCTGATCATGGACGAGCCGACTTCGGCGCTGACGGAGCGTGAGGTCGAGCACCTCTTCCGCATCATCCGCGACCTGAGGGCGCAGGGCATCGGCATCGTCTACATCACCCACAAGATGAACGAGCTGTTCGAAATCGCCGACGAGTTCTCGGTCTTCCGCGACGGCCGCTATATCGGCACGCATGCCTCGACCGACGTCACCCGCGACGACATCATCCGGATGATGGTCGGGCGCGAGATCACCCAGATGTTCCCGAAGGAAGAGGTGCCGATCGGCGAGGTCATGCTCTCGGTCAAGGATCTCTGCCTCAACGGCGTCTTCAAGAACGTCTCCTTCGAGGTGAGGGCGGGCGAGATCCTCGGCGTGGCCGGCCTTGTGGGGTCCGGGCGGTCGAATGTCGCCGAAACATTGTTCGGCGTGACGCCGGCAAGCTCCGGTTCGATCGAGCTCTACGGCAAGCCGGTGACGATTTCTTCGCCGACCGAGGCCATCCGCCATCAAATGGCCTTCCTGACCGAGGACCGCAAGGACACCGGCTGTCTGCTGATCCTCGATATTCTCGAGAACATGCAGATCGCCGTGCTCCAGGACAGATATGTCAAGGGCGGCTTCGTGCAGCAGGGCGCCATCGAGGCGACCTGCGAAGACATGGCAAAAAAGCTGCGGGTGAAGACGCCCAATCTCTACGAGCGGGTGGAAAATCTCTCGGGCGGCAATCAGCAGAAGGTGCTGATCGGGCGCTGGCTGCTCACCAATCCGCGGATCCTCATCCTCGACGAGCCGACGCGCGGCATCGATGTCGGCGCCAAGGCGGAAATTCACCGGCTGGTCACCGACATGGCGCGAAACGGCGTGGCGGTGATCATGATCTCGTCCGAGATGCCCGAGGTTCTCGGGATGAGCGACCGCATCATGGTCATGCATGAGGGGCGCGTGACCGGTTTCCTCAATCGCGATGAAGCAACGCAGATCAAGGTGATGGAACTGGCTGCGCAGTGA
- a CDS encoding ABC transporter substrate-binding protein, with product MMITKLSRNFRMLSTGAALSLLMMTAPSAFAETPKDTLVEGFAIDDIITMDPGEAFELSTAEITSNSYSLLVRLDMDDTSKVKGDLADSWSVSDDGLTYTFKLKSGMKFASGNPITAEDVAWSFERAVKLDKSPAFILTQFGLTGDNVTEKAKAADAGTFVFTVDKAYAPSFVLNCLTATVASVVDKKLVMDHVKAVTPDAEHKYDNDFGNEWLKTGYAGSGAFKLREWRANEVVVLERNDNYYGDKAKLNRVIYRYMKESSAQRLALEAGDIDIARNLEPGDIDAVSKNADLATTSAPKGTIYYVSLNNKNENLKKPEVQEAFKYLVDYDAIGATLIKGIGEIHQTFLPKGQLGALDENPYKLDVAKAKELLAKAGVPDGFSITMDVRNSQPVTGIAESMQQTLAQAGVKMEIIPGDGKQTLTKYRARTHDMYIGQWGSDYFDPNSNADTFTGNPDNSDAGTVKTLAWRNTWEAPELDKEAKAALLERDAAKRAAIYQDIQKKYLANSPFVFIFQQTEVAGYRKNLKDFKLGPSFDTNFVGPIAKE from the coding sequence ATGATGATAACCAAGCTCAGCCGCAATTTCCGCATGCTTTCCACGGGAGCTGCGCTTTCGCTCCTGATGATGACCGCACCCTCCGCCTTCGCCGAGACGCCCAAGGATACGCTGGTCGAGGGCTTTGCCATCGACGACATCATCACGATGGATCCGGGCGAGGCGTTCGAGCTTTCGACCGCCGAAATCACCAGCAACAGCTACAGCCTGCTTGTCCGTCTCGACATGGACGACACGTCCAAGGTCAAGGGCGATCTGGCCGACAGCTGGAGCGTTTCCGACGACGGTCTGACCTATACGTTCAAGCTGAAGTCGGGCATGAAATTCGCCTCCGGCAACCCGATCACCGCCGAAGATGTCGCCTGGTCGTTCGAGCGCGCCGTCAAGCTCGACAAGAGCCCGGCCTTCATCCTCACCCAGTTCGGCCTGACCGGCGACAACGTCACCGAAAAGGCCAAGGCGGCCGATGCCGGCACCTTCGTCTTCACCGTCGACAAGGCCTATGCGCCGAGCTTCGTTCTCAACTGCCTGACGGCGACGGTTGCCTCCGTCGTCGACAAGAAGCTGGTGATGGACCATGTGAAGGCGGTAACACCAGATGCCGAGCACAAATACGACAATGATTTCGGCAATGAATGGCTGAAGACCGGCTATGCCGGCTCCGGAGCCTTCAAGCTGCGCGAATGGCGCGCCAATGAAGTGGTCGTTCTCGAGCGCAACGACAATTATTACGGCGACAAGGCAAAGCTCAACCGCGTCATCTACCGCTACATGAAGGAAAGCTCGGCCCAGCGGCTGGCGCTCGAAGCCGGCGATATCGATATCGCCCGCAACCTCGAGCCTGGCGACATCGACGCCGTTTCGAAGAATGCCGATCTCGCGACGACGAGTGCGCCGAAGGGCACGATCTATTATGTCAGCCTCAACAACAAGAACGAGAACCTGAAGAAGCCCGAGGTGCAGGAAGCCTTCAAATACCTGGTCGACTATGATGCGATCGGCGCGACCTTGATCAAGGGTATCGGCGAAATCCACCAGACCTTCCTGCCGAAGGGCCAGCTCGGCGCGCTCGACGAAAATCCCTACAAGCTCGATGTCGCCAAGGCCAAGGAACTGCTGGCCAAGGCCGGCGTGCCCGACGGTTTCTCGATCACCATGGACGTGCGCAACAGCCAGCCGGTGACCGGTATCGCCGAATCCATGCAGCAGACGCTGGCGCAGGCCGGCGTGAAGATGGAAATCATCCCGGGTGACGGCAAGCAGACGCTGACCAAATACCGCGCCCGCACACATGATATGTATATCGGCCAGTGGGGTTCGGACTATTTCGATCCGAATTCCAACGCCGATACCTTTACCGGCAATCCCGACAATTCCGATGCCGGCACGGTCAAGACGCTCGCATGGCGCAACACCTGGGAGGCGCCGGAGCTCGACAAGGAAGCCAAGGCAGCTCTTCTCGAACGTGATGCCGCCAAACGCGCCGCCATATATCAGGACATCCAGAAGAAATACCTGGCAAACAGCCCCTTCGTCTTTATCTTCCAGCAGACCGAAGTGGCCGGTTACCGCAAGAACCTCAAGGACTTCAAGTTGGGTCCGAGCTTCGATACCAATTTCGTCGGTCCGATCGCCAAGGAATAG
- a CDS encoding ABC transporter permease, translating into MSTVETTSEARPRKGRARAFAKALGRFLFAAVTTYLGLLAVTFFIGRVVPIDPVLAILGDRAPNHVVERVRQEMGFNLPLYQQFFIYIKGILSGDFGNSVLTTNPVMVDIRRVLPATIELATLGTLIGAFVGVPLGVLAAVRRGSIADQVVRVVGLVGYSVPIFWLALISLVIFYAQLRWVAFPGRIDIVFEYTFTPITGLYLLDSAWQGQWDVFYDVFRHIILPASLLGYFSLAYISRMTRSFMLNELSQEYIVAARAKGLSETRVIWGHALRNAAVPLVTVIALSYAGLLEGSVLTETVFSWPGIGLYITNSLQNADMNAVLGGTIVIGTVFIGINLLSDLLYRTLDPRTRNR; encoded by the coding sequence TTGAGCACCGTCGAAACGACGTCAGAGGCGCGGCCCCGAAAGGGCCGTGCCAGGGCCTTTGCAAAGGCCCTGGGGCGGTTCCTGTTTGCCGCCGTCACCACCTATCTCGGCCTGCTGGCCGTCACCTTCTTCATCGGCCGCGTCGTGCCGATCGATCCCGTGCTCGCCATTCTCGGCGACCGCGCCCCCAACCATGTCGTCGAGCGGGTGCGCCAGGAAATGGGCTTCAACCTGCCGCTCTATCAGCAGTTCTTCATCTATATCAAAGGCATTCTGTCCGGTGATTTCGGCAATTCGGTGCTGACGACCAATCCCGTCATGGTCGATATCCGCCGTGTCCTGCCGGCGACCATCGAGCTTGCGACGCTCGGAACGCTGATCGGCGCTTTCGTCGGCGTGCCGCTCGGCGTTCTCGCCGCCGTGCGCCGCGGCAGCATCGCCGACCAGGTCGTGCGCGTTGTCGGCCTCGTCGGCTATTCGGTGCCGATCTTCTGGCTGGCGCTGATTTCGCTCGTCATCTTCTATGCGCAACTGCGCTGGGTGGCATTTCCCGGCCGCATCGACATCGTCTTCGAATATACGTTCACGCCGATCACCGGCCTGTATCTGCTGGACAGCGCCTGGCAGGGACAATGGGATGTCTTTTACGACGTCTTCCGCCACATCATCCTGCCGGCATCGCTGCTCGGCTATTTCTCGCTCGCCTATATCAGCCGCATGACGCGCAGCTTCATGCTGAACGAGCTTTCCCAGGAATATATCGTTGCCGCGCGCGCCAAGGGGCTTTCGGAAACGCGGGTGATCTGGGGCCATGCGTTGCGCAATGCCGCCGTGCCGCTGGTCACCGTCATCGCGCTTTCCTATGCCGGCCTGCTGGAAGGATCGGTGCTGACCGAGACCGTCTTCTCCTGGCCGGGCATCGGGCTCTATATCACCAATTCGCTGCAGAATGCCGATATGAACGCCGTGCTCGGCGGCACCATCGTCATCGGCACTGTTTTCATCGGCATCAACCTTCTGTCCGATCTTCTCTACCGGACGCTCGACCCGAGGACGCGAAACCGATGA
- a CDS encoding sugar ABC transporter substrate-binding protein yields the protein MKKFILGTAMALVMSTVAHAETVGVSMAKFDDNFLTVLRNGMTDYAKTLSGVTLQVEDAQNDVSKQQSQIQNFIASKVDAIIVNPVDTDATTAMSKLAADAGIPLVYVNRQPVNVDTLPEKQAFVASNEQESGTLETKEICRILGGKGKAVVIMGELSNQAARMRTQDVHDVVKTDECKGLQIVEEQTANWDRTQGADLMTNWLSSGIEFDAVISNNDEMAIGAIQALKAAGKDMTKVVVGGVDATQDALAAMQAGDLDVTVFQDAAGQGKGSLDTALKIVKGEKVEKKVYIPFQLVTPENVKDFVTKN from the coding sequence ATGAAAAAGTTTATCCTGGGCACTGCGATGGCGCTCGTCATGTCGACGGTCGCTCACGCAGAAACCGTCGGCGTTTCGATGGCGAAATTCGACGACAACTTTCTGACCGTTCTGCGCAACGGCATGACCGATTATGCCAAGACGCTGAGCGGCGTCACGCTGCAGGTCGAAGACGCGCAGAACGACGTTTCCAAGCAGCAGAGCCAGATCCAGAATTTCATCGCCTCGAAGGTCGATGCGATCATCGTCAACCCTGTCGATACCGATGCGACGACGGCGATGTCGAAGCTCGCCGCCGATGCCGGCATTCCGCTGGTTTACGTCAACCGCCAGCCGGTCAATGTCGACACGCTGCCGGAGAAGCAGGCTTTCGTCGCATCCAACGAGCAGGAATCCGGCACGCTGGAAACCAAGGAAATCTGCCGCATTCTCGGTGGCAAGGGCAAGGCCGTCGTCATCATGGGCGAGCTGTCGAACCAGGCTGCGCGCATGCGCACCCAGGACGTCCATGACGTCGTCAAGACCGATGAATGCAAGGGCCTGCAGATCGTCGAAGAGCAGACGGCCAACTGGGATCGCACCCAGGGCGCCGACCTGATGACCAACTGGCTCTCCAGCGGCATCGAATTCGACGCCGTGATTTCCAACAACGACGAAATGGCGATCGGCGCCATCCAGGCGCTGAAGGCAGCCGGCAAGGATATGACCAAGGTCGTCGTCGGCGGTGTTGACGCCACGCAGGACGCGCTTGCCGCCATGCAGGCCGGCGACCTCGACGTCACGGTGTTCCAGGATGCCGCCGGCCAGGGCAAGGGCTCGCTCGATACGGCGCTGAAAATCGTCAAGGGCGAAAAGGTCGAGAAGAAGGTCTATATTCCCTTCCAGCTCGTCACGCCTGAAAACGTCAAGGACTTCGTCACCAAGAACTGA